Proteins co-encoded in one Medicago truncatula cultivar Jemalong A17 chromosome 8, MtrunA17r5.0-ANR, whole genome shotgun sequence genomic window:
- the LOC11411146 gene encoding pentatricopeptide repeat-containing protein At1g52640, mitochondrial, whose product MAFQSLFSKHKLLSSYLFPLVQHKFIHSFPTQQISVPLLPELVNEISRIVSDHRHPRHDLELSLTPFSTQISTDLVEQVLKRCNHLGFSAHRFFLWAKSIPGFQHSVQSFHILVEILGRSKQFAILWDFLIETRESDSSCKITNEIFWIIFTAYSRADLPDGAIRSFVRMDEFGIKPSIIDVDLLLYTLCKKKHVRQAQQFFDQVKSHFLLTTKTYSILINGWGKIGDSGKARELFDAMLEQGCHVDLLAYNNLLEALCKGGHVDEAMDFLNDMLSKKVEPDAFTYSIFIRSYCDANNVHSAFGVLDKMRRCNLLPNVFTYNCIIKRLCKIKKVEEAYQLLDEMISSGLKPDTWSYNAIQAYHCDHCEVNRALKLISRMEKDVCFPDRHTYNMVLKLLIRIGRFDKATEVWECMGDKKFYPSVSTYSVMIHGLCKKKGKLEEACKYFAMMIDEGIPPYDTTIEMLRNRLLGLGLLDNIEILAAKMRQSTSCSIQELANIMIGARSAQNTWRRDESDIESD is encoded by the coding sequence ATGGCTTTCCAATCACTTTTCTCTAAGCATAAACTCCTGTCCTCTTACCTTTTCCCTCTTGTTCAAcacaaattcattcattcttttCCAACCCAACAAATTTCTGTGCCATTATTACCCGAACTTGTCAATGAGATATCGCGTATCGTAAGTGATCACCGCCACCCTCGCCATGACTTAGAACTCTCTCTAACTCcattttcaacacaaatatCAACAGATTTAGTTGAACAGGTTTTGAAAAGATGCAATCATCTTGGATTTTCAGCTCACAGATTCTTTCTTTGGGCTAAATCAATTCCGGGTTTTCAGCATAGTGTTCAAAGCTTCCACATTTTGGTAGAAATATTAGGAAGGTCTAAACAATTTGCCATACTTTGGGATTTTCTTATAGAAACGAGGGAGTCTGACTCTAGTTGTAAAATCACTAACGAAATTTTCTGGATCATTTTCACTGCATATAGCCGAGCTGATTTGCCAGACGGTGCAATTCGATCTTTTGTTAGAATGGATGAATTTGGAATCAAGCCGAGTATTATTGATGTTGATCTGCTTTTGTACACTTTGTGTAAAAAGAAACATGTCAGGCAGGCTCAACAATTTTTTGATCAAGTGAAAAGCCATTTCTTGTTAACCACAAAAACTTACAGCATTCTGATTAATGGATGGGGTAAGATTGGTGATTCGGGGAAGGCCCGTGAGCTGTTTGACGCAATGCTTGAGCAAGGATGTCATGTGGATTTACTTGCATATAATAATTTGTTAGAGGCTCTTTGCAAAGGAGGCCATGTGGATGAAGCTATGGATTTTCTTAATGATATGTTGTCAAAGAAAGTTGAGCCGGATGCTTTTACTTACTCAATATTCATTCGTTCTTACTGTGATGCAAATAATGTGCATTCGGCTTTCGGGGTTCTTGACAAAATGAGAAGATGTAACCTTTTGCCAAATGTGTTTACATACAATTGTATTATAAAGCGACTTTGTAAGATTAAAAAGGTGGAAGAAGCATATCAATTGTTGGATGAAATGATTTCTAGTGGATTAAAACCTGACACTTGGAGTTATAATGCAATACAAGCTTACCATTGTGATCATTGTGAGGTAAATAGGGCTCTGAAGTTAATATCTAGAATGGAAAAAGATGTCTGTTTTCCCGATCGCCATACGTATAACATGGTGCTAAAATTACTGATTAGGATAGGAAGGTTTGACAAGGCAACCGAAGTTTGGGAATGCATGGGGGATAAGAAATTTTATCCTTCTGTCTCGACATATTCCGTCATGATTCATGGTCTTTGCAAGAAGAAGGGGAAGCTAGAGGAGGCATGTAAGTACTTTGCGATGATGATTGATGAAGGAATACCACCTTATGACACTACCATCGAAATGCTAAGGAATCGGCTCTTGGGCTTAGGGCTTTTGGATAACATCGAAATACTTGCTGCTAAGATGAGGCAGAGTACATCATGTTCAATCCAAGAATTGGCAAATATTATGATTGGAGCTAGATCTGCTCAAAATACTTGGAGACGTGACGAGTCGGACATAGAAAGTGATTGA